The following are encoded together in the Malaya genurostris strain Urasoe2022 chromosome 3, Malgen_1.1, whole genome shotgun sequence genome:
- the LOC131436329 gene encoding protein disulfide-isomerase A3 produces the protein MISAVALLAIFGLLHTTFAGEADVLDLTDSDFSTRVAETETTLVMFYAPWCGHCKKLKPEYAKAAEILRGEDPPIALAKVDCTEGGKDTCSKFSVSGYPTLKIFKNGEVSQEYNGPREAIGIAKYMKSIVGPASKDLLNLDAFENFLKMQETSIVGFFEKESDLKSVFLKFADSQRERLRFGHSSAKDVLDKQGETDAIYLIRAKQFGNKFEPDTVKFDGKSKDELNAFVKENFHGLCGVRTREAVSDFKNPLIVVYYAVDYVKNPKGTNYWRNRVLKVAKEFVGRVNFAVSSKDDFQHELNEYGYDYVGDKPLALARDAKNQKFVMKDEFSVENLQTFATELEEGSLEPYVKSESLPESNDAPVKIAVGKNFDEVVINNNVDTLVEFYAPWCGHCKKLTPIYDELATKLKDEEVSIVKMDATANDVPPKFDVRGFPTLYWLPKNGKNNPERYEGGREIDDFIKYIAKHASTELKGWDRKGNVKKVEL, from the exons ATGATCTCGGCGGTGGCCTTGCTGGCCATTTTTGGTCTTCTCCATACCACATTTGCCGGCGAAGCGGATGTACTGGACCTTACCGACAGTGATTTTTCGACTCGGGTTGCCGAAACGGAAACAACACTGGTCATGTTCTATGCGCCCTG GTGCGGACACTGCAAAAAACTGAAACCGGAATATGCTAAAGCAGCTGAAATACTGCGTGGCGAGGACCCTCCAATAGCTCTAGCCAAGGTTGACTGTACTGAGGGTGGAAAAGATACCTGTAGTAAGTTCTCCGTTTCGGGTTATCCAACGTTAAAAATCTTCAAGAACGGTGAAGTTTCACAAGAGTACAATGGTCCACGGGAAGCTATTGGCATTGCCAAATATATGAAATCAATTGTTGGACCAGCTTCAAAAGATTTGCTCAATCTGGAtgcatttgaaaatttcttgaaaatgcAGGAGACCAGCATCGttggtttcttcgagaaggAATCGGACCTGAAGAgtgtatttttgaaatttgcgGACAGTCAACGTGAACGGCTACGATTTGGTCACAGCAGTGCTAAAGATGTTCTCGATAAACAAGGAGAAACTGATGCAATATACTTGATCCGTGCAAAGCAGTTTGGTAACAAATTTGAGCCCGATACTGTCAAATTTGATGGCAAGTCGAAGGACGAACTGAACGCATTCGTTaaggaaaatttccatggcctTTGTGGTGTTCGTACCCGTGAAGCGGTTAGTGACTTCAAAAATCCTCTTATCGTGGTATACTACGCTGTCGATTATGTCAAAAATCCCAAAGGAACCAACTACTGGCGCAACCGGGTGCTGAAAGTGGCAAAGGAATTTGTTGGCCGTGTTAATTTTGCCGTTAGCTCGAAAGATGACTTCCAGCATGAGTTGAACGAGTACGGGTACGATTACGTCGGCGATAAACCGCTAGCACTAGCTCGTGATGCTAAGAATCAGAAATTCGTTATGAAGGATGAATTCTC AGTTGAGAATCTGCAAACATTTGCTACCGAGTTAGAGGAAGGCAGTCTGGAGCCGTACGTCAAATCGGAATCTCTGCCCGAAAGTAACGATGCACCAGTAAAGATAGCTGTTGGCAAAAATTTCGATGAAGTCGTTATCAACAATAACGTCGATACCTTAGTAGAATTTTATGCTCCATGGTGCGGTCATTGCAAAAAATTGACTCCGATTTACGacgaactagcaacgaaattaaAGGACGAGGAAGTGTCTATCGTAAAGATGGATGCTACTGCAAATGACGTACCGCCGAAGTTCGACGTTCGTGGGTTCCCAACACTTTACTGGTTGCCGAAGAACGGCAAGAACAACCCGGAACGTTACGAGGGTGGTCGCGAAATTGATGACTTCATCAAGTACATAGCTAAACATGCCAGCACCGAACTGAAGGGATGGGATCGTAAAGGTAATGTTAAGAAGGTTGAGCTGTAA